The Pseudarthrobacter defluvii DNA window TGGGCTGCCGCGGTCTCCGAGGCCACCGCCCTGAGTGCTTCAGGGGACGTGCCGATCCACGCGGCGTAGCTGGCCGCGACGAGGACGAATGCTGCTCCGCAGGCGACGGTAAGCCAGGTCAGCCGGTACAGCGCCGCCGGCAGGGCCACCACGAAGAACCGGGCCAGGTCGGCCATTGCGTTGGACCGTGCACCGGTGAAGCGCGTCCTGGCCAGCGCCAGCGTGGCGGAGAGGGACGCGGAGAGCCCGCTTTCGGGGGCCAGCGAGCGGACCAGCGAGAGGTGCCCGGACGTGGACTGGTACAGCGTCAGCAATTCGTCGGCCTCGGCACCGGTCAGCCTGCCCTTTCCGGCAAGTGCCTGCAGCCGTGCCCATTTGTCCGCGTTGACGGCGGCGAAGGCATCCATGTCCACGGCTACAGCCTAGCGCCCGGCATAGACTTTGAGCGTCCGCACCGTCCGATCATCAACTGCGAAGGGCTGGTCCGCAGAGTGAGCCCAATCATCACCGGCGAGGCCGTAGTACTGGAACTGCGGCCCGCGACTTTCGCCGCGCGCGCCCTGGGCCTGGCCATCGACGTCGTGGTCCACGTGGTCCTGCTCGTGCTGATCATGATCGGCTTGTCGGCCGCCGGCGCCGACCTGGATGAGGCGGCCGCACGCGCCCTTGGCCTTGCCGCGGTCGTGTTCTGCCTGGTGGTGGTGCCGGTGGCAGTGGAGACGCTGAGCCGGGGGCGGTCGCTCGGCAAACTGGCCACGGGCCTGCGCGTGGTCCGTGAGGACGGCGGCGCCACCCGGTTCCGGCACGCCGTGATCCGCGGACTGACCGGATTCCTGGAGATCTACCTGACGTTCGGCGGCCTTGCCCTTGCCGTGGCGCTCTTCAACGAAAAGTCCCGGCGGCTGGGCGACCTGCTGGCCGGAACCTACGCCGTGCGAAGCCGGGTTCCGGCGGAGCAGGCCATCCAGGTTTACGTACCACCGCACCTGCAGTCCTGGGCCGCCGCCGCGGACATTGGGCGCATCCCCGACGCCACCGCGCGCAGGGCCGCTCAATTCATCCGTCAGGCGGGCCGCATGGCGCCGCTGTCGAGGGCCGGGATGGCTGCAGCGATCGCCGCCGAACTTTCCGCCCATGTAGCCCCGGCGCCGCCGCCTGGAACCGGCCCCGATGACTACCTGGCCGCCGTCGTAGCTGAACGGCGGAACAGGGAGTTCACCAGGTTGTCGCAGTCACGCCGCCGGTACACCGAAACCGGGCAGCGGCTGCAGCGGCTGCCGTTCGGCAACTGACCTAATTGTCGTACTCAGCCCACGGGATGTTCCAGTCGCCGAACCCGTCAGTGTTCGCCGCGTAGTCCCCTTCGGTGTTGATGATCTGGACCACGTCACCGGTGCCCATGTTGTCGAACACCCAGGCCGCCCCGTCAGGCAGGAAACCGATGCAGCCGTGGGACACGTTGGCGTTCCCGATGTACGGGTAAGCGGACTCGAGTGCCTGGTGGATGTAGGCGCCGCTCAGGGTAAGGCGGATGGTGTATTCGACGTCGACCTCACCATAATAGGCGGGGTCGTCCGGCTTCAGGCCGATACTCGCCGCCCGGAAATGGTCGTAGCGGTTCTTCTCCATCAGCACCCCGAATCCCTTGGCCGAGGGGAATCGCTTGTCCCCCATGCTGACCGGCAGGGTCTTAACCGGCTGGTCATTGACGCTCAGCGTGAACGTGTGCGCCGTGGCATCGGCCACGGCCACCTTCTTGTCCCCGATGGCGACGTTCACCTTCTTGTTGAAGTTGGCAATCTGCCCGTTTCCGAGGTCAACGCCGAAGAGCTGCATGTCCATGGTGACGGTGGAGTTGGCAGCCCAGAAGTTCTCCGGGCGGTACCGGACCATGGTGTCGCTGTACCAGTGGAATGCCCCGGTCTGCCCTGCCGTGGTGGTGATTTTTATGGCTTTTTCCACCGCAGCACGGTTGGTCACAGGCTCGCTGAAGATGACCTGCAGGGGCTGGCCTACACCCACCTTCATCCCGTTGAGGGGGTAGAT harbors:
- a CDS encoding RDD family protein; translated protein: MSPIITGEAVVLELRPATFAARALGLAIDVVVHVVLLVLIMIGLSAAGADLDEAAARALGLAAVVFCLVVVPVAVETLSRGRSLGKLATGLRVVREDGGATRFRHAVIRGLTGFLEIYLTFGGLALAVALFNEKSRRLGDLLAGTYAVRSRVPAEQAIQVYVPPHLQSWAAAADIGRIPDATARRAAQFIRQAGRMAPLSRAGMAAAIAAELSAHVAPAPPPGTGPDDYLAAVVAERRNREFTRLSQSRRRYTETGQRLQRLPFGN
- a CDS encoding L,D-transpeptidase, translating into MEPDVKPRSRGKAKKILAVVAVCVLAALGGVFAAVAPGLAGGPLESEAGSALRTSPGIASPVVPPVKVDAAPADGAKQVNPAAPVSLKVGNGIIQRVTLASTAGKTIDGSIDDGGTSWSATAPLEFNTEYSYTYVVKDSAGRETSTTQSFNTVSSSHEADAAIYPLNGMKVGVGQPLQVIFSEPVTNRAAVEKAIKITTTAGQTGAFHWYSDTMVRYRPENFWAANSTVTMDMQLFGVDLGNGQIANFNKKVNVAIGDKKVAVADATAHTFTLSVNDQPVKTLPVSMGDKRFPSAKGFGVLMEKNRYDHFRAASIGLKPDDPAYYGEVDVEYTIRLTLSGAYIHQALESAYPYIGNANVSHGCIGFLPDGAAWVFDNMGTGDVVQIINTEGDYAANTDGFGDWNIPWAEYDN